Below is a window of Paraburkholderia kururiensis DNA.
GGCGGGCGGGACCGCAGACGCCACATCGCAGAACGCGATGACGTCGTCCACGTAGCTCGCGAATTCGCTGATGGCGTGATCGCTGCCGTCAATCAGCTTCGTGCGCGCGCCCGGGTAGTGCGCGAGCATCTCGCGATAGTCGAGCACTTCGTCGCCCGTCGCGGCTAACAAATAATAGCGTTCGGGCCGCGTAACCGATGCGACGGCCAGCGTCCGCAATTCGTCGAGATGCCGGGGCTCCACGACGATGGAGCCGCCGCCGTGCCACAACGGCTGCTCGCCGAGATACTGGCTCAGGTCGCGCTGCGGCACGACCGCCGGATTCAGCAGCGCGGCCGGCCAGCCGTGCTTTTCGGCCAGATGCGTCGCAAAGTAGCCGCCCAGCGAGCTGCCCACCAGCGCCACGTGCGTGTCGCCGGTCGCGGCGCGCCGCTGCTCCACTTCGCGCTCCACCAGCGCAACCGCGTCGAGCGGCGAGACAGGCAGCATCGGACAGCACCATTCTTCAGCGCGCCCCCTCTCTTCGAGGCGCGCGGCAAGCAGCCGCGCCTTGAACGAGGCCGGCGACGAGCGAAAGCCGTGCAGGTAGACGATCACGCGCTGTCCCGTCCGCTCGCCGCGGCCGTGGCCGCCGGTCGCGCCGAAAGCGCGTCGAGCAGTTTCTGATGCACGCCGCCGAAGCCGCCGTTGCTCATCACGAGCACCTGGTCGCCGGGGCGCGCGGCTGCGGTGACGGCTTTCACGAGCGCGTCGAGGTTGTCGAATGCGCGGGCCTTCTCGCCAAGCGGCGCGAGTGCCTCCGCAAGATTCCAGCCCAGGGCATCGCGGCCCGACGGCGCGCCGTAGCCGAACACGAGGTCCGCGTCGGTGAGGCTGCCCGGCAACTGGGCCTTCATCACGCCGAGCTTCATGGTGTTCGAGCGCGGTTCGAGCACGGCCAGAATGCGCGTGTTCTCGCGGCCCACGCGCGTGCGCAGGCCGGCAATCGTGGTGTGGATGGCCGTGGGATGGTGTGCGAAGTCGTCGTAGATCGTTACGCCGTCCACGCTGCCGCGCACTTCCATGCGGCGCTTCACGTTGCGAAACGTCGCCAGCGACTTCGCCGCCTGGGCAGGCGGCACGCCGACGTGGCGCGCCGCCGCGATAGCCGCGAGCGCGTTCATGCGGTTGTGCTCGCCCTGCACCTGCCACTCCACGACACCCACGCGCTCGCCGCCGTGATACACGGCGAAGCGTTCGTCCACGGGCGCGCCGTCTTCGGCGGGCAGCGCCTGCCAGCCGCCTTCCACGCCGAAACGCTCCACTTCGCTCCAGCAGCCGCGCGCGAGCACGCGCTCGAGCGCATCTTCGCGGCCGTTCGTCACGATGCGGCCCACGCCGGGAATCGTGCGCACGAGGTGATGGAACTGGGTTTCGATGGCGGCGAGATCGGCGAAGATGTCGGCGTGATCGAACTCGAGGTTGTTCAGCACCGCGGTGCGGGGGCGGTAGTGGACGAACTTGGAGCGCTTGTCGAAGAACGCGGTGTCGTACTCGTCGGCTTCGATCACGAAGAAGCTCGAATCGGTGAGCCGCGCCGAGACGCCGAAGTTGAGCGGCACGCCGCCGATCAGAAAGCCCGGATTGAGGCCGGCGTCTTCGAGCAGCCAGGTGAGCATCGAGGTGGTCGTAGTCTTGCCGTGCGTGCCGGCCACGGCGAGCACCCACTTGCCCGCCAGCACATGTTCGCCGAGCCATTGCGGGCCGGAGACATATGGCAGGCCCCGGTCGAGAATGGCCTCCATCAGCGGGTTGCCGCGCGTGACCACGTTGCCGATCACGAACAGGTCCGGCTTCAGGTCGACCTGCGCGGCATCGTAACCCTCGATCAGGCGAATGCCCTGAGCCTCGAGCTGCGTGCTCATCGGCGGATACACGCCGGCGTCGCAGCCGGTCACCGTATGGCCCGCCGCCCGGGCGAGCACGGCGAGACCGCCCATGAACGTGCCGCAGATGCCGAGGATATGGATGTGCATAAGCCTGTTGCGCCGAGCGGGCGCCGTGTTCGATATGGAGTGGGAGGATGCGGGCGGCGTTCCGGGCTGACCTGCATGCGCGCCGGTTGCCGTAGAGGACCGCAAAGGCCGCTATTGTACCCGACGCATCCGGCGCGCCCGGGCGGTGGCGGGCCCTGGTTCGGCCTGAACGCCGGTCCTCCGCCTGGCGCTTTGGCGGCACTCGCGCCAGCCGTCGAACGGGCCGTGGGGCGGGGGGAGCGCCGGAAAGGCGTCATGTATTCTCTAGTATGATGGCCGGATGGTTCGCAAATCACATTTCGACCCACAGCGCGTTCGTGAGGAAATCGCGATCGCGGCTGCGCGGATGATCGCCGAGGACGGGCTCGACTACTCCACGGCCAAGCGCAAGGCGGCAAGGCAGGTGGTGGGCGAGACGCGCGTGGACGGCTCGTGGCTGCCGGATAACGACCAGATCGAGGAAGAAATCCGCGAGTACCAAGCTCTTTTCCATGGCGACAGCCAGCCGGCGGTACTGCGGCGCCTGCGCGAAATCGCGCTCGACTGGATGCAGCGGCTGGAACCCTTCAACCCGTATCTCACGGGCGCGGTGTTGAACGGCACGGCGGGCGAGCATTCGGACGTGCATCTGCAGATCTTCTGCGACAACCCGAAGGAAGTCGCCATCTATCTTCTGAACGCGAACATTCAATATGACGTGTCGGAAACGCGGCACTTCGCCCAGCGCGGCTACGTGGAGACGCTGAGCTTCCTGTGGAAGGCGGCACGCGACGCGGAACCGGTCGGCATTCATATTGCGCTCTACGACACCGATGACCTGCGCGGCGCCGTGCGCGCCGACGCCCGCGGACGCCTCGCGCGGGCCAACGCCCAGGCGGTGCAGACGCTTCTCGACGAAACGGACGCGCCCTCCCCGTCTACCAACTGATACGACTAAAACCACTGAGCCCAACCGGGCGAGCAACCGATCGACCATGAACACGAAGCGGATTCTGGCCGCTGCCGCCGTGGCAGCAATTGCAGCGGGCGGCGGCGTACTCGCCGGGCACTGGGTGCGCGGAGGCGATGTGTCCGAAGCCGGCGAAGCGCCTGTAGCCCAAAGCGCCGTCGCACAACTGTGGAGTGCGGCTGTCACGAATGCCGACGGCAAGCCGCAATCGCTCGCGCTGTACAAGGGCCGGCCCATGGTGGTGAACTTCTGGGCGTCGTGGTGCGGACCGTGCGTCGAGGAAATGCCCACGCTCGCGAAACTGCACGACGAGTACTCGAAGAAAGGTATCCAGTTTGTCGGG
It encodes the following:
- a CDS encoding UDP-N-acetylmuramate--alanine ligase; its protein translation is MVRKSHFDPQRVREEIAIAAARMIAEDGLDYSTAKRKAARQVVGETRVDGSWLPDNDQIEEEIREYQALFHGDSQPAVLRRLREIALDWMQRLEPFNPYLTGAVLNGTAGEHSDVHLQIFCDNPKEVAIYLLNANIQYDVSETRHFAQRGYVETLSFLWKAARDAEPVGIHIALYDTDDLRGAVRADARGRLARANAQAVQTLLDETDAPSPSTN
- the mpl gene encoding UDP-N-acetylmuramate:L-alanyl-gamma-D-glutamyl-meso-diaminopimelate ligase, which codes for MHIHILGICGTFMGGLAVLARAAGHTVTGCDAGVYPPMSTQLEAQGIRLIEGYDAAQVDLKPDLFVIGNVVTRGNPLMEAILDRGLPYVSGPQWLGEHVLAGKWVLAVAGTHGKTTTTSMLTWLLEDAGLNPGFLIGGVPLNFGVSARLTDSSFFVIEADEYDTAFFDKRSKFVHYRPRTAVLNNLEFDHADIFADLAAIETQFHHLVRTIPGVGRIVTNGREDALERVLARGCWSEVERFGVEGGWQALPAEDGAPVDERFAVYHGGERVGVVEWQVQGEHNRMNALAAIAAARHVGVPPAQAAKSLATFRNVKRRMEVRGSVDGVTIYDDFAHHPTAIHTTIAGLRTRVGRENTRILAVLEPRSNTMKLGVMKAQLPGSLTDADLVFGYGAPSGRDALGWNLAEALAPLGEKARAFDNLDALVKAVTAAARPGDQVLVMSNGGFGGVHQKLLDALSARPAATAAASGRDSA
- a CDS encoding TlpA family protein disulfide reductase, whose amino-acid sequence is MNTKRILAAAAVAAIAAGGGVLAGHWVRGGDVSEAGEAPVAQSAVAQLWSAAVTNADGKPQSLALYKGRPMVVNFWASWCGPCVEEMPTLAKLHDEYSKKGIQFVGLGVDSGKNVKTFLQKVPVDYPIYVTGFGGADLARAFGNNAGGLPFTVVIDAKGNVRATKLGEIRADELKRTLDAL
- a CDS encoding YqiA/YcfP family alpha/beta fold hydrolase: MIVYLHGFRSSPASFKARLLAARLEERGRAEEWCCPMLPVSPLDAVALVEREVEQRRAATGDTHVALVGSSLGGYFATHLAEKHGWPAALLNPAVVPQRDLSQYLGEQPLWHGGGSIVVEPRHLDELRTLAVASVTRPERYYLLAATGDEVLDYREMLAHYPGARTKLIDGSDHAISEFASYVDDVIAFCDVASAVPPAVA